The sequence below is a genomic window from Mus musculus strain C57BL/6J chromosome 4, GRCm38.p6 C57BL/6J.
TACATACAGAAGATCTTACATCTTGACCCATCGTGtaggaggcagagcaggagacACTAGAGATGgtatgagtcttttgaaacctcaaaacccatcatcttccaacaaggccacactccctGACCCTTCCTAAACAagttccatcaactggggaccaggtATATAAACATGAACTCATGTGGGCCGATCTTATTCAGACTACCACAGATTACAagatctcagcacccatgtgggtGGGGCACTTTATATCCAGCTCCACAGGAATCTGAAGCatctagcctctgcaggcatctgcactcacatgtaccgatgcacacacacacacacacacacacacatatacacttacacagacatacacagacacacacacacagacagacatatacacagacacacacacacatatcacacacacacatacacacatacacacacacatatacatacacatacacacacagacatacacatgcacagacatacacagacatacacacatacatacacacacagacacacacatacacatgcacatacatgcatatacacacatacatacacatacacacagacacacacagatacacacagacatacatacacacacatatacacatacagacacatacatatgcacacatgcatacatacatacatacatacacacacatacccatacacacacatacatacacacacatacatacatacatacatacacatacatacacagacagacacacactcactcacacacatacatacacacacagacacacactcatacacacacagagaatttcCTTTTTAATTCCAGTGTGGAGCAGGATGGGCTCCGGAGCTCCCCCCTGACTCCAGCccaggagctattggcagttagCGACAGGTTGTTCATGCCCTGGTGTGTGAACCCGCAGCCATTCACATATGGCAGTACCAAATTAACTCAGTAGGTTATAAAAATCTatttagaaaagagaaaagcaggaaggaaggataTACTTAGGGGCAGGAGGGAGGTGGCAGGATGGGGGCCAGACATGGACACAATCACGCTTCCAACCGCCTCTTTCTCTAGCTGACCTCAAGGCCTGCTTTCTCCATAAACAGCGCTGGCCCTTGCCCTCTGTGTTTccataatgttccctgagccttcacTCCCTCCCCCAGCACTTGCCAAACAACTCTACACTGCAGCTGTGATCGGAAGCATGATGAGCCAGAGCCCTTGTCTGCTGGGCACGTGGTCTGTGAGGGTGGGCATTACCCTGGCCTGGGTGGCCTCCAGGACCACACGAGTCTGTTGCTCTGTCTGTTGGATGATCTCGTTACGTGTCTGTAGGTCGTCATGCAAATCCTTCCACCGCCTCAGGTGGTCCTTGTCGGTGTTAACCTGATCTTCCAGCTCTTTGGTTTGGGTGTTCAGCTCTTTAATAGTCCGCTCACTGCTGATGAGATCCATCTTCAAGTCTGCAACTTGCTGGAGAGAGCCCGGAGAGGCAGAGCATTAGTGGTCCTTACCACTTCTTCCCAAAAGGTGGAGGCAATGGACCTCGGGTTCCTGCAACCCAGCCCAACTGCTGCCAGACCCCCACAGTGGGTCTGTTGAGTGAGGCGCAGCCTGGATGAAGCGGCCCAACTCAACTGTGCAGACGTTCCAGCCTTATCTTGTCCATCATGGTAGCCCAGCCCACAAGAACAGTAGCCCTGCCCAGCCTTCAGCGACGCCCAACAGCCATCACCTGTCGGAGGACCAGGTTTTCCTTCTCAATGAGTCCCATTATCTCCTGATGCTTCTTTTCCTCCCGGAGGTTGGAGAACTGCAGGGCAGACAGAGGAGTCAGCCTGGGTCCCAGGCCCGGGGCAGATAAAGCACAGGCACCCGACCTGCCTCCCTGGCCCTCCCAGGAATGAACACTGTGGGGTTCTGCCAGAGAAatgtggaagaggagagagggcccAGGGACACAGGAAGCAGAGCATTGGATGGCGCCCTACGTCACAGAGCCAAGAAAGCCAGACTATTCACAGGGAAGCCAAAGACAGAACTGGTCACACTCGGTGTCCTGTAAATGTCAGAGAGGAACGGTGGTCAGCGGCCAGCTGTTACAGGAAGTTAAGAGCCTTGTGTGCTGAGTTGTGGACACTCTCAGCCTCCTGCCTGCGGGCCCAGAACCCAAGCAAGAATCCTTTACTCGTAACTAAGACACTCTTGCAGGTCCCTAGCTTTCAAGGAACCTTCATTACCACAAAGACTAGATGAGATTCTACGGAAGGAAACTCCAGGCAACCACTCTGCCAGGACCACAACATAGTCACCTGCACAGTCCCAGGTAGCAGGCAGCCTGGGGCAGCAAGTTTAACAGAAATAGAGACCATGTTGGTCTGTGGGTGTGGCTGTAGGGAGATTGTCTTGATGATTAATTTATTTGGGAAGGGCCACGCCTGAAAATAGATGGCTCCCTTCCCTGGCTGGGGCTCTGGACTGTGCAAGAACAAACACTGTTCTCTGAGCACCAAGCATGCTAGCACTCatcctctctgctcttgactgtgggttTTAGCTGCTTCTGGCTCCAGCCTTGACTTCGCTGCCACGAGGGGCTGTGAACTGGATTCGCTCATCTGTTGAGGGAAAACGAACCGTTGGTCCCCAAGCTGCTTTCTGTCAGGAGGTTGtgtcagagcaacagaaaagagACTAGAACAAAGACGTGCACAGCAAATGCAAACAAAGACTCTAGAACACAGGCCACGAGTCCTGAAGGCCACGGAGTGCCTCTCCGGTGTGTGATGACAGCAGGCTAACGAGGGACaagtcaatgggagaaaaaggaCTCTGTTCTATCTAAggaaccatgctccagtgaggtCACAAGGCAAGCAGATATGGAAAGACTGGGAAGGAATTGGAATTGGGACGCACGAGATGAAACTTGCAATGTTAGGgaaaaaataggggctggagagatggctcaatggttaagggctctggctgctcttccagacgactggggttcaatccccagcagccacatggcaatTTACAACTATCCGtattccaattccaggggatctgacaccttggcacagacaaacatacaggcaaaacacgaGTCAATactccaataataataatagtaataaaaggaACAACTTTCTACAGTTTCAGGACATCCTggacagagacagaatctcacagcTTTCCAACAGACAACCTTCAAGAAAGAGGATTTTTGACCTTGGGCTTCTCACCAGCAGGTCTGTAAGTTACAAGAGCAATTCCCTCACCTTCAGAGCAGGGTGGGATAAGGGTCTCCTACCTGGGCTCTACCTGACGCTTATCAGTGTGCAGAATCAAGGCATTTTCAGGTAGCGAGTATTCCCGAAGCTTTAAAGACATACTTCCttccaaaagagaagaaaatctaaCTTCCTCTAAATATTCTATGCAGAAACATCAGGCTATCACCGAGAAAGAGAAGACCCTGGGTACAGAAGCTCAGTATCAGGACACGGGCCTCACAGATACACGAGTGTTTGTTTAGTGAAACTCATGCGCATCCCAAGGATGTGCACACACAAGGCCCTCGCCCAAGTTGGGATAAGATGATGTGAGGAAGGCAAAGGGTGAGGAGAGGGACGCCTGCCCGTGCAAGGCGGGTGAGGAACCAGGGAAAGAGGCAGGCATTCGCTGATGCCTCAGTGACGATGACTCTTTGAGGAGCATTATCTGATGCCTCAGTGGAGTTTCCTGAAGAACTGACTAGAAAACTCAGAAGCCGTTGTTGTGGGAGGGGGTATATGAGAGGGAGGCATTTGTGGAGTAGCTTGGTGGGTAAGAAACACCTATCAATTCATCACGTGTTTTACGTTGGCTATTGATAACAGAAGCGTGAGTGAGCCCCATAGCTAAGCATCCTCTAAAAGTGGCTAGTTAGCCCCGACATTCAGGGACCAGCAAATGTCTAGTAAGTGACCACCGGGGTTACCATGGCACAGGACAAAGGGACACATTCTAGACCAAAGAACAGCGGGGCCGTGGTTGTCCATAAACTCAGGTAGGAATCTTGGCTCTGCTGTCACCAGCTGGTGCCCTGAGCGTGGAATCTTTGTTCCTAAGGAAAGCCATGCTCCCCGAACTGCTGGGCCTACTGGGTTCTGCTGGCTGTGCTCACTGAGACAGGCCAGTATGGCTGCTGAGCACATGCGCACACCACCTTGTCTGTCATGTCTTGTATCTGCTGCTTCCGTTCCcggagctccttctccagcagctCGTTCTCCGTGGTGACCTTCCGCAGCTGAGACTCTTGGAAGTCAGTTTGCCGCTGCAAAGATGTGATGGTCCCTAAGAGAAGAGAGCAGACAGGCAGGGCCAGAGAGGGAGGACCTGGCTCTGAGTGGCTTGTCTGAATGACTGGTCGCCCTTCTTGATGCAGCTcctggtggagaggaagctgcaTCCCCTGCTTCTCTTGAGAAGTTGGCAGACCTGACCACCCACACCCCACCACACCAGGCCCCTTGTCCCCTACCTGTGGCCAGGGAATATCTGGACCTAGTGAATTCCAGCTCTCTCTGGAAGTCCATCAACATCCGTTCATACTCCTCCAGCTGAGCCATCAGCTCCTCCTCAAAGGACTCCGTCATGGAGTAGGACCTCTTGGGGTGACATTCCTCGTCCTCCCGAAGCTCCCACGATGCCTCTTCCTCATTCACCAATATCTCTCCCTCCTCAGTTCCTTTTGCTTCATcaccctccacctcctcctcttcctcctcctcctcctcctcggggCCCACCTCCAGCAGCGTCTCAGTCTTGCTCTGGCTGGGCCTGCTCAGTTTGGCAGCTGCAGCCTCCTCGGGTGGCCCCTCAGAGCTCTTTTCCTCTATGGCGCTTCCTGGTTCCACGTGCAGCTCCTTGCTACTCTCCGCCATGCTATATTCCTCCTGCatctggaggggggaggggcagagagaaaaGGGCGGTGGATGCGGATGCCCTCGGGtacaggggatggggggggggggaggtaccAACTCTAGGAAGCAACCCAGTTCGTTTATCTCCTCCTATCAGGACATAACCGACCAGTGCTCTTGGTGGGGAGGGGCATTGAGCTCATCCACTGCCCTCATCTGCACTTGGGGTGGGGGGCCACCACAGACCGGGATGGGGCCACCTAGCAGGATCGGAGAGTGAAAGCCTGGAGCTTCGGCTGGCTCCACACCTGCATCCAGTGCTGTAGCTCATCCTCTTCTTTGTAGATGGTCTTCAGCACACTCATCCTCCCCAGCTTCAGGGGCGTCTCAAAGGACCGGTCCTATCAGATGCAGCTGTGAACCTCAGACTCTCCAGGTGAGCTCCCCCCTCGTCCCATCCTCTCAGAGGGGAACATCTGTCTCTCTAACTACAGAGGGGCCACCTGAGGAGGCTGTACCTGCCGAACTCGGGCCCAGCCAGAGCAAGACTGGGACTCTGGTGGAGGTGGGtcctgagaaggaagaaaaggaggaggaggaggaggaagaaggaagagaaggaggaggaggaggaggaggagaaggaggaaggaacaaAAGGAACTGAGGAGGAAGAGCTATTggtagatgaggaagaggaatcATGGTtgctgaggaaggagggaggatgaAGAAGTGGTACTCTCCAGAAAAGCAAGGCAAAGGTCTGTGGAGGAGCAGCCCTGGGGGCACAGCAGGGCTCTGGGTCCCACCAGATCAGTTTTCAGCATGCACTTGACACCATGATCATTTGTGGCTCGCCTGGCTGCCCTGTCCTCTCATGCCTGCATTAGAGCccttgtgggggtggggaagcagtcCTGTTTGTTCTGCCTTGGGTATTTGCGTGAGCAGTTTCTCCCGAGGTTCCCAGGCACTATCCAGGAGCTCCAGTCTCCTGCCTGCCCCCACTTCATGCCTGCTCCCACCTAAGTGCAGTCATTAGGTATGAACAATATCAAGTCTCAGACCCATCAAGAGTCCATTCCTGACCATCTGGACCTGCCTCACCCAGCCCTCGGCCGAGACCTGAAcggacagaggcagcagagcccTCTGCTCTTGGGGACACCTCAGTGCTTCTCCAGGCCACGTGCCAGAAGGCTCACCATCTTGATGGAAGCTGAAGAGGTTTCTGTGCCTTTGCCTCTGAGCAGGTTCTTCAGCTGCTTCTTCAGggcctccttctccttctggaGTGTCAGGATCTCCTGATCTTTCTTCTGCATCTGGCTCTCCATCTCGGAGAAACGCTGGAGCTCTTCTCCCATCAGGAGCAGAGAGTGATCCTGAACGGAAAGGGATCAGCTCGGGGTgtccaagaccaagttctcagcacagagGAGATTTATCTGTCCCTagaagggagggggggagggagggaggaaggaaggaaggaaggaaagaaggaaagaaggaaagaaggaaagaaggaaagaagggaagaaggaaaggggaagggaagaaggacgGATAGGAGCTGAGGAGATGCTCAGCCAGCAAAGTACTTGAGTTTGGTTTCTGGAACCCACCTACAGTAGGGGTTGGAGTTAGGGAGATGtcttggtggttaagaacactgagcTCTTTCCCAGAGGACTAGGGTTTtattcccagccccaccccacacaatggctcataaccatctgtaacatcaGTCCCAGGGCATCTGGCACCTCTACACTCTGGCACTGTATACAGaaagcagacacacatgcaagcaaaacacttgtATGCCagaaaataattcattaaaaagaataaaagtgaaAACCTGTCTCATTTTAGTAAAGCCAATAATTTAAAGTTAACTCAACATTAAAGAAAAAGCCAGGGTGTGGGGCGGGGAGCACACTTATATCCTAGCACCTGGATGACAGACATGGGCAGATCTTTAGGGCCAGCCTATTgtactcagtgagagaccctgtctcgaaaaccaaggCAGACAGCACCCTCAGAGCAACACCCAAggtcctttacacacacacacacacatacacacctgcacacgTGCACGAACGCACAAATCCGTGATACAGATACAGTAAGCAATACATTTGAGAAAATCGACACAACCTGGAGTTAAGAGAAGGCCTACCACAGAGAAAGCAGCTGATCAGAGAGAGACACGACTGGACTCAGGGATGCCAGGAGTGAGGAAGCTGCCCCTGCAGGAGCCAcagaagaagacaagggaaaacACCCATCTTGTAAAGAAATGGGGCCTGTGCTTTTTAAAACTTGTCTGTGGAGATGCCGTGGAATCTCAACTCACtcgagaggctgagacaggaggatggagaATTCAAGGTCTGCCTGTGCTATaaagtaagttcaaagccagcctgagcatgCGGGCCTCAAAACAAGAGAGTGACAGAAGGCATTGGGGTTGTAAGCACACGCGCAAGACTCAGACTTTGAGCTCCAGGATGCAAAATGATAGGACAGATGGATTAGTGATAACCTAGAACCTTCCAGAGCCTGGACTAAGTGCTTCTAGTTTTGTGCATcggtttattttaaaaacaatgctaGAGAGGCCCAGAAGTCAAATTTCAACCACTGGAGTCTCAGATAAGTAAACTATGGGCTCATCCCTCAGGAGAGGTCCCACCAGCCTGTGCTGGCTTGTGCACAACCCCCTGGGCCTCTGTCACTCACATTGTTAGGACTCATGGTCACAGAGACTTCTGGGCTGAAGGTGTACAGAATGGTTGATGGCTACACACATTAACAAGTCCCGTGCCAGGTTAAAGTACCCTGGGACAAGGAAGGAGAAACGGTGCATGTCCCTGAGCACGCacagtgggggcagggggagggtggctGACGATCACTGGATTCCTAGAAGGAGATGTAGTGTCTGGGAGTCGTTTTAAGCCACAGCTATCTAGACACCCATGGGTGAGCAGGACAAGGGGACAGCCTGGGACCCTACCTTCTCATGGATGACTGAGATATACCAGGGCGTTCTGGTCCTCTGGGACTTCTTGACCACAGTGGGGCTGCCGGTGGGACTCGGGTCTGAAGGCTCACTCCTCTTCCGTGGGTAGTTGAGCTCACAAGCACTCTTGCTGAATGGAAAGACCCTCcctgtggaggaagaagaggccagagagggttGGATTCTTCCCTGTGGATCTGCTGTGGAATCTTCCATGGTAGTATCCACCCCTCCCAACCCTCCATCAGAAGCCAGTATCTGTCCAATGAGCTATCTGTCTCCCACTGTCAAATTAAAATTCTATCCCCACCTAACATATACTCAGATCCCACCCCCACCTAGCATATACTCAGATCCCACCCCCACCTAGCATATACTCAGATCCATGCCCACCTAGCATATACTCAGATCCCACTCCCACCTAGCATATACTCAGATCCCACTCCCACCTAACATATACTCAGATCCCACCCCCACCTAGCATATACTCAGATCCATGCCCACCT
It includes:
- the Ccdc27 gene encoding coiled-coil domain-containing protein 27, whose amino-acid sequence is MKQENLTQECCSTSPKISKGLMVLQSIASRGCDTQDSEKKPQSTQQSLKKSSQAAAGYFYDKEDQIRKLSKHNGFLSEMEDMRKAFLMRPGCPQFSTRTTSMSHVGSAIMVDLPRTCSGVWKLTEDHPLGRLGSASSVDGRVFPFSKSACELNYPRKRSEPSDPSPTGSPTVVKKSQRTRTPWYISVIHEKDHSLLLMGEELQRFSEMESQMQKKDQEILTLQKEKEALKKQLKNLLRGKGTETSSASIKMDRSFETPLKLGRMSVLKTIYKEEDELQHWMQMQEEYSMAESSKELHVEPGSAIEEKSSEGPPEEAAAAKLSRPSQSKTETLLEVGPEEEEEEEEEEVEGDEAKGTEEGEILVNEEEASWELREDEECHPKRSYSMTESFEEELMAQLEEYERMLMDFQRELEFTRSRYSLATGTITSLQRQTDFQESQLRKVTTENELLEKELRERKQQIQDMTDKFSNLREEKKHQEIMGLIEKENLVLRQQVADLKMDLISSERTIKELNTQTKELEDQVNTDKDHLRRWKDLHDDLQTRNEIIQQTEQQTRVVLEATQARYEKLRNKIIQAVFSVSGNKNLSMELSDSYILESLQRIISERSDFYSQLKQKGVKVPPLQQSDVSLPSKIKKMASK
- the Ccdc27 gene encoding coiled-coil domain-containing protein 27 isoform X1; translated protein: MPHTAPGSLGSLSFLAWTALKSQAKTVFPSVSEATHRLFGDSGSDSSMKQENLTQECCSTSPKISKGLMVLQSIASRGCDTQDSEKKPQSTQQSLKKSSQAAAGYFYDKEDQIRKLSKHNGFLSEMEDMRKAFLMRPGCPQFSTRTTSMSHVGSAIMVDLPRTCSGVWKLTEDHPLGRLGSASSVDGRVFPFSKSACELNYPRKRSEPSDPSPTGSPTVVKKSQRTRTPWYISVIHEKDHSLLLMGEELQRFSEMESQMQKKDQEILTLQKEKEALKKQLKNLLRGKGTETSSASIKMDRSFETPLKLGRMSVLKTIYKEEDELQHWMQMQEEYSMAESSKELHVEPGSAIEEKSSEGPPEEAAAAKLSRPSQSKTETLLEVGPEEEEEEEEEEVEGDEAKGTEEGEILVNEEEASWELREDEECHPKRSYSMTESFEEELMAQLEEYERMLMDFQRELEFTRSRYSLATGTITSLQRQTDFQESQLRKVTTENELLEKELRERKQQIQDMTDKFSNLREEKKHQEIMGLIEKENLVLRQQVADLKMDLISSERTIKELNTQTKELEDQVNTDKDHLRRWKDLHDDLQTRNEIIQQTEQQTRVVLEATQARYEKLRNKIIQAVFSVSGNKNLSMELSDSYILESLQVRGVKLCSPPEAEGRGEAWTHGNPALILPMPSMHCNPRTVLETRLSLGIARIISERSDFYSQLKQKGVKVPPLQQSDVSLPSKIKKMASK